The following is a genomic window from Xenopus laevis strain J_2021 chromosome 2L, Xenopus_laevis_v10.1, whole genome shotgun sequence.
tataatttttccctatttattACATTGGGATgccaccaggccagtaaaataccagccaggtggcaaccccaactACATTACTTACATAGCTTACAGGGTAAAAAGTATTCTATGTTTGGTATATAATTAGCATATAAGGGCAGGAGAGTAGTGACCATAGGCAAAAATTCCTTTTGTAACTTGGCTGCTTCTGACTGTGACACTATAGTTCCCAGAAAACATCCCCCAGAAGCAAATGGAGCCATTCAGTGTCATATGGGTCTCAGCCAAGGACAGCATTCCCATCAGCCCTTATTAAACctacatctatatacatttacttgctgatacttatttgcatatgtaaatttaagGCCAGAAGGGAAATAACGtggcttttcatcacaaaacaaggaagtaaattttttttgcccattttttcctttccataccctaatttgcatatgcagattcgggaTTCATCTGAacctttctcgaaggattcggagattcagccaaatatcaaatagtggatttggtgcatccctaatttgcagtGATGAAGTCCTTCGATGTAACTATGTTGAACGTGGGACAGTGCCACGTGATAAAGAACTGATCTGTAAAATTATGCTCCATTCAGAACTATGAATGGAATATTTTCGCCCTCATAGTTCAACCACTGGAAAGGGTGGTCTTTAACCCTGGATCTCTGGCATTTCAGTTGATTTATGTGTTGAAAATCAATCAGTGAATCGTGGCAAGATGCATCAGTACAAAATTAGAATTTCCAGGTGTCTTAAATTTGTGTTTTGAAATAGAAATGGACTTGGCACTGGAGATTCTTTTTGTATCTCTTGGGGGGAAGCCAGTGCTTGCACCATTCACTGGTAACATTCCAGGGGTCACTGGCAGAACAGGATAGTAAGTTGCCCTTTTCTGGTTGAGCAGTGGTTAGTAATACCGGGACTGTGCCCGTTGTGTTGCTTGCTGAAagctaaagacattttttttgcttccacatttccaGTACATAACAATGGTGATTAGTGTGTTTCCTTCCTAAATTTCCTTAGATAAAAGGAATCATTGCAGGGCAGTGTGGGAAAATGTGACAGGCTGATACATCATTACTCTCTTGGCATCTCTGCTTCACTTTCTTTCTCTCCTACCTTTTTCCCTTCGCCTACTTTGTGTTACAAGCAGAGTGGGGAGTTGGCCATCCTTTTCCCTCTCCACCCTTCCTTCAGGGAGGGGATTGTATTAGCAGCAGCTTGTCTCCCTCAGCCAGTTTACCAATATCTTCCTACCCACGGCTGGCTTATTAGGTAAAGAATCATAGAAATGTCTGTATCCCTGGCGTGTTCCCTGAAGATCGCTTGGCAAGTACACGCGAGGAGCAAGGGTCAATTGCACCTCAGTACAGGCACGAGGCAGACTGAGATGtagatctgattggctgaaatGGATTGCTTCAAGGTAAGTTTTCGGATTCTACAACATATCTGGTCTGGCAAGCAAAGACTTGCTTAATCTTCCGTACAAGTTGCTATTAAAAGTTATTGTGGTTTTTCcaagtttgataagattattCCTTATATAAATATCTCCTGTCATCAAAAAGCATTTATAGGATTTAATTTTGTCTTGCTGGCCGCATGAAATCTACTTAGTAAGCATGATTACCTTATTTAGTAAAGGTGGCACGAAGAGCATGTTTCACAAACAATTCAAACTCAAGGAATGAAGATATGAATGGGGGGGGCTCTACaataatataaagaataacaaaaaaagatGAAAGAGCTATGGTACAGTAATGTATTTGCCTAGATGAACAATATCTCGTATGCATTGGGGATCAGTGGGACACTAAATAGGTAGATTAGATGGGCTGCATGGCATATCTGAAGACTTGGGTCGCTAAATCTCCTCAAAACAATATCAATGAACAAACAGGATGGAGGTCTTCATACATGaagttggcactgcatttatcctgccacaTGTTCTGCATTATTATGCATGAAATTGGCACTACACTTGTCCTGACATGAATTCTGAGTTTGTTGTATGTGAAAATAGCAATTTATTTACTGTACCATGTGTTCTGGAGGCATTATTATGGGATTGACACTATCCTACGAAATGTTTTGGGGTGTATGAAACTTATGCTGTATTTGATATATGTTTTGATATATTCTGGGTGTTATACATtaaattggcactgcatttaaaCCTGCCATGTGTTTTTGGGTATTGGTGAAATTTGGCTGTGGGATGAAATTAAGGAGTCGGTTTAAACAATAAAATTAATTAGCCCCTCCAAACACAAAACTCACTCTTCACCTATGGCGAGCTGATTTGTCTTTGTCTGTCATCAGCCATTATGTTATACCGTATGGATATGATATGAATGTTCACAAGAAATGTTAGGGATTTAGGCAATATTTCCATCTATACAAGCAGTGTCTAATCCTGGAGATTGCTATTATTGTTATCATTATCTGTCTGGCACAAAACACATCCTGCATCTCTGTACAGTGGGGGATAATACAGAAAAAGACTTGCTAACTAAAACAAATGTTTAGAGGAGGATCTCCTGGAGGGatttggaagaaaatggaaaacatgGACAAGGTTTGATGGCAACTGGGAAGAACTCGGTTCATAAAGTTGAGCACGTTGTACAATATTTGCAGTATACctggagagtttttttttttaactaatttactCAGATTTGGGATGTGGAAGAAGGGTGTTCACAAAGCAAGGGCAGTGCCGAAGTCTATTAAACCATAAATGATTTATTGTCTTTAGTTTGAGAAGGAAAAGTTCAACTGTGAATGCTTAGCTAACATTTTACATGTTGCTTAATAACCCACTTAAAACATAGGACATACTTATCTTCATggataaaatgaatttaaagacaGATGTTCATTTATTAAGCGGTACACCGGtacatctgtgggttctggtaaatgccagaggggcggctgtaagatgccatagtcactatttagtggactggcggggagctgtttgggcctctttgtacttgaaatgcctgggcctattttgactcccagtccagacctgccgaTGTTTTGCTGCTGCAACATCGTgcctctttagtaaatctgtgctTGATGTGGACCCACATTAATATAGTGCCAGCAATGGCCCTGCTACTGGTGGTACTTTGAGGATTTGGGAGAAGAACATATAGCCAAGATATTTGCCAATTGTGCAAGATAATCTGTCCTGGCAGTGTGATGCGGATAAAGTGACTCACATTCTTGTGATAAATGAGTCTCAGTGTCTTCTATCATGATGCAGTTCTCATTGTGCTTTGTTTACTATGCGCATGCTAGCTCTTGAGCCTCAAAAGCGCCCTCTGTTGTGAACCAAGAGAGCTGTGGCAGACACCAAAATCACTGTCTTGTTTCTATAGAAGTAAACCAAACTGGATTGTTCACAATGATAGATCTCTTTGAAACACATGAAAGGGCTGAAGAAAGTTCCAGAAATGAGTGGGCGCTAAAACTGCCACTGGACAAGAGGCTGTGCCATGAAGGCTTAGGGTGGGAAGCTTAGGAGTAATGTAGGGaagtctgtcatgatttttatggtgtcgttattatttctgaattacactgtttacactgcaaataattcactctacaatataaagtttcattcctaacccaacaagtgtattatttttagttgtaatattggtgtgtatgtgaATTTCAGGTAATttggcctggtcatgtgctttcagaaaaagccagtgctgctgctttctgacaggctgttgtttctcctactcaatgtaactgaaggagtagcagtgggacatggatttttactattgagtgctgttcttatatctaccagggagctgttatctggttaccttcctatttttCTACtgataggctgttggggggggggatatcacttagggatgcaccgaatagagtattcggtttgggattctgccttttttcaacaggatccggattcggccaaatctttctgccaggccaaaccgaatccttatttgcaaattagggggaaaatcgcttgactttttgacaaaaaacaaggaagtaaaacatgttttcctcttcccactcctaatttgcatatgcaaattaggatttggttccgtaatcggccaaatctttcgcgggGGGTTCTGCCATCcctaatatcactccaacttgcaggacagcagtaaagaatgactgaagtttatcacatgactgggggcacctgggaaactgacaatttgtcaaGAGCCatctcagatttaaaaattaaatattaaaaaatccgtTCTCTTGAAAATCCTGCTCTTTTGAAAacgaatttcagtgcaaaagtctgctggagcagcactattaactgatactattttcccatgacagcatccctttaattagTAGTAAGTGCTTAGTCTACGTTCCATTGAAGAAATATAATCTGCAGTATATAatccccaatatatatatatatatatatatatatatatatatatatatatatatatatatatatatatatatatatattgctccaTAATGCTCTGCATACCCACAATAATATGTATCAGACACCATCTTTTGTAGGCCAGAGTGCTTTCAATCCTATTGCTTGATACTGAATATAcctagggccgccatcagggggtacgagtgtaccgggcccgggcttgaaggggggcccggcagtgctgaacttttcaaaagagccgggccccccttgacagcgccgccTACTTCCGAAGTCCTGAATACGTAAGTGcaaaacagccaaagtcccgaagcggtgaaaagacccgaagtctcAAAAACAGCCgagattgaagtcctgaagcggcgaaaagacctgaagtcgcaaaaacagccgaaattaaagtcctgaagccatgagttcaattatttttttaatcccctggccaccaatgtattattttaatgctctataggcccctgccaccaatgtttttttaaaaaaatatactttggggccccaattttatttaacttgtaaggggggccctggcgccaatgttttttttaaaaaaaatattttttgggccccaatttttttttatcttctaaggggggccctgacaccaatgtttttttttttaacttataggttaGAGAGAGTTTTTgtaactgtgatgtagagtgggcggAATCtgaggtggggcttgggggccggggtgggcgggaaaattttgttgtgccGTGATTattaatggcggccctgaatatATCTTTTCCTCCTCCTGGCACCCCTGCTCTGTCTGTCAACCTGTTTTATGTAAAATACAAGATTTCCTTCATCAAAAATCAAACTGGCTGTTATGTCCTAACTGCAAATTCTAAACTGATCTCTCCTAGATGCAGGTGTTTGTGAGATACACGTGTATAGACCAGGCAGAGGTCAATGACTTAGTTTTTATTTGAGTAATGAAGCCAAAATATGATGGTTCAGATCCAGAAAATGAATGATATGAAACCTAATATACACAAACATTTACATGAGACTTGTAATAGCATGTGAATTTTCTGTATTTCATTTCTTTGGCAATGGCATCATCTAAAAATGTGCCCACTAGGTAGACAGTTCTAATTTAGATGATATTTAATAACTATTGCATGTAACTAAAGAATGCTTTTCCTCCTAAGCTTGCCTGTGAGTTAATATgtcagtgctatgcaatatgttggtgctatataaatacatgttaataataataataataataataataatgtcacatTCTATCTGCAGGAACACTTGGGTCACAGCTGCGATGTATAAATGAGAGTAAAGTGAGAGACCCCAGATACCTGCAATCAGCAGAATGAAACACATACAGAATGGCCTTACCTGCGTATTGCTGATGATTCTCTACGGATTTGGTAGGGGCCCATGTATGAACCAAGAGGTCTGATGCGTACATTCTGCCCTTTTATAATTCTAGGACGAAAGAACTCtggtagcaaaatatatttattttctggcaAAGAGAAAGGGACAATGGCACtatatttaccagtaggactttccagctgacgcaaggtcacccattccgattagaagaaaagaggttccgcctaaatattcagaagggtttttttacagtgagagctgtgaagttgtggaattctctccctgaatcagtggtacaggctgataaattagatagctttaagaaggggttggatggtgttaagcaagtgagggaatacagggttatgggagatagctcatagtacaacttGATCCAGGGACCGGATCCAGCAGCCAAttgaatttttccccctctgaggcaaattggagaggcttcagatggttttttttgccttcctctggatcaactggcagttaagcagattaaaataaggttgaacttgatggacgtgtgtcttttttttaacctaccttactatgtcactatgttactAGAAGGGGATATTAACTGTTACTTTTATATACCATACATGAATATGGTtgggagtagtgatgtgcaggccagcccaATACCTGTGGGACCCGCGGCCCGGGCGGTTTCGGGCTGACCCCGGACTCTTCTtcgcgggttgagctcttctcctgctctccccgcccgctacagtcaaatgctggcttccatcttccgggttcgtcttttatagatgctgcgctGGCTTGCCcctcccttttgtgatgtcatcggctgGGGCgggtcggcacgggtctataaaagcaagaGTGATGCTGGCCTGGGccttttcccagaattccttctgctttgcaGATAAATAATGATGGTGTCTTCTCAACCAAAAAATATAACATCTAAAGTATGTAGAAACTGGGTGTTGGTATCTGTTGTAGCCCAGATATTAGGATAATTCATGCACACAAGAAAAGGAGGTACAAGCACAATAGCATATGATCACAATAGTAAAAAACAATCAGTTGGCTTTAGCAGGctagtgcagagatgtgcaaaaCTGCCTTGCAGAAAGTGCTTGTGTCTATTAAATGAGGCCCAGTATGTCACAATAACTTTGCACAATAGCAGGGGGAGTTTCTGGGAATTATGCCAGGGTAACAGACTGGTAGAATGATTGTTAAAATGCTAAAATTGTTTCCACTCTATAGTACGTCAGGTACAGAGCAAGGTTGAGGGGAAGATACAGTGAAAAGTGCCTTTCAGAGCAAGGAAACTCATGAAGCAGGGGTCAAGCATATAAGGTAAAAATACATTCAGAGAAGGGTGGAGGGAATTTGTagaattaaaaaaagcaatttatggtaaagactaaataaaaaaaagagtgatCACCCCTGTAGTTCAATATTTAGTTCATTGCTAGAGGCCAGTTAAGGGGGTTCATTAAAGGAAGTGGAGAACCAAAATAACTGGTGACATGGTTGCCAATATAGTATCCATATCAGGGCATAGGAAATACATGCATGAAATGTCCTTATTTCTGGGCTAGTTACATGTGCATATACTGTAGCTAAAGCTCAAATAGTAAATTCTAAGTATTGCTAGAAAATGATTCCTGACTATATGACCAATTTCTAACCatattttgtgtttgtatttagTTTTTAGTGACCCTGGCTATCTTCTCCTGCGAGAAACTCATCACGTAGCCCTAAGCAGGGAATCTGTATTTGTGGAATATTTTCTTTCaggcaataaaaataatacagagaCATATAACGTGTCCATCACTCTGTTGGATATAGGCAATAATCAGACAATAACAAGCAAAGACATTTTTGTTGACCAATCACACGGTAGTTTAGAATTTGATTGTTCCCATTTTATCGCTGCTGGACTTTATCAGTTCCAAATAATTTTTCCTGACGAGAATCGGAGCAACGTTGACTGGAGGAGCAGCATATTGAACGTCACTTGGCCCCAGTTTCACATTAATTTGAACAGGACCTCGAATATAAGGTCGTTTCAAATTGGAGTCTTCTCTAACGAGCAATTTTGTCTCACGTTTCCAGACAAGCACCCTACAGTTTTATTAGAGGTTGAACATACGCACAGTTTTCAAGACCTGGAAGGAATAAGCAGTGACAGATTTATGTTGTACAAAACCTACAAGGAAATCCCTTTGTCTCCGTCCCAGTGGGTAGAATTTGAATGTGCATCAGTACGACCTGAAGCTTTCATCACCGTGTCCCTCAAACCCATGTTTTCAGAATCACTCATGGCATTCATGGGCCCTGTTGATCTAGTAAAAACGTTCAGGTATAAGCTTGTTACATTAGCAGAACAGAAGTGTGATGCCTCAGTGAACGTAAACGTGATACCTCCCCCGTGTAATTATGCAGATGGGAAAGTTGTTGTGTACAAGGAAGTGCTGCGGGGCTCAGCTGAAACCAGCACCACTCTGGCAGAGAATGTTCTACAAACAGGAGACAAGGTTGCTCAATTCAACTGCACTTTATTTGATATTGGAAGGAACAAGTACTGTTTTGAGTTCTTCATTGCTTCTGGCAAGATTTACTCGTTTCTTGGAGCCAAAGAATGTGTGGGGATAAGAAGAGAAATAGGTGTGTATCAAAACAAACGGCAGTAACTGAActatatatataagcaatatatatatatatatatatatatatatatatatatatatatatagacaaacgctcgcactctgatccagtcttgaagttactgtgggtgctgggtcaaagctttagcatacagtaattggataaggacccgcactccaatataatatatatatatatatatatatatatatatatatatatatatatatatatatatatatatatatatatatatatatatatatatatatatatatatatatatatatatatatatatatatatatatatatatatgtctgctgAGGATGTCACTAATTGTGTTAAAATACCAGAAGTATTTTCAcattcttattaaagggatactgtcatgggaaaaaaaatgttttcaaaacgaatccgttaatagtgctgttccagcaaaattctgcactaaaatccatttctccaaagtgcaaacagatttttttatattcaattttgaaatctgacatggggctagacatattgtcaatttcccagctgccccaagtcatgtgacttgtgctctgataaacttcaatcactctttactgctgtcctgcaatttggagtgatatcacccccctcccttcccccccccagcagccaaaacaaaagaacaatgggaaggtaaccagataacagctccctaacacaagataacagctgcctggtagatctaagaacaacactcaattgtaaaaacccatgtctcactgagatacattcagttacattgagaaggaaaaacagcagcctgccagaaagcatttctctcctaaagtgcaggcacaagtcacatgaccaggggcagctgggaaattgacaaaatgtctagccccatgtcagatatctaaattgaagataaaaaaatctgtttgctcttttgagaaatggatttcagtgcagaagtctgctggagtagcactattaactggtgcgtttttgaaaaaaacatgttttccgatgacaggatccctttaaggacccaACTCAAATACTTCTGTTGACCTTATTAGTGATGTATTAAGTGTAATAGATGTGCCAACTTCTCTTAGATCTTGTGATGCCCGAAAAAATGTGACACAGCATAGCTCAAAACCCATAGATTCAACTTTGTTTGTGAATGATAAGCTTTATAAATTTGTTACtacaatatattttcttataatattTAGAGTCATGGGGTCTGTGGCAATCGTGGAGTCCGTGCAGCGTCACGTGTGGAGATGGCGAGAGGGAGAGATTTAGGGAATGCCTTACAACCTCATCTGAAAAGCCTGCCTGCAAGGGACGGCCAAAGGAAACCTCACTCTGCTCCTTAGAGGAATGCACAAGTATGACATTATTATTGCAGAGCATTGTATGggctttttatttctaataacaCCTGTTTATCAGTTTCCAGTGAGTGTCCAATTCGTTTCTTCCCAGCACATGGAATATTCTCGTTGTAGGAGGTGGGATATAGATACTTTGGGGTATAGATACTGAAAAGAAACTgcatgcatgtgttttttttttacttgtaagtacatataaatttgcatatacagtacatatcggCGATCCTTCCAGAGGATATATTATGTATTTGAAAAGAAATGATCTTATTTTACAAAGTTTATGTTGATATGTAAATGAGACAGTTTGAGTACTAAGCTTTGGCATTCTTCGGTACATTGCACTGGGTGGCATCAATCCCAAGTACCATCTAGTTTCTTTATGCCCAATCACCACATCGAAATTCCATTCTTCTGGATAGTTGCAGAAAATAAGATATCTATGATACCCATTCATTTGATTTATCACATGCTACATCTGTTCATTGTTTGACATAAGAAATTGCATTAGCCAGAATGTTTTTACAGCACTGTTTATAACAGGcacttgtgaaaaaaatttgctgatCCCTTCTCTTCATTAAGcttatcaaggttggaggaaaagACAAGCATTGCCTAATCCATTGCTGATATATTCTTATATCTCCTTTAAGGTATATCTGTGAAACCGTCAAGCAAGACAACTACGTATTCTAAGGATACTAAAACAAGCAATACTGTGACTATTGCAGGCATTTCTCTGTGCCTGACTATTATCATCATTACCATTGTAATTACTCTATGGAGGAAGTTTCACAAGACTCAGAAGTGCAGCTCGACAGTGAAACACAACGCTACCCATTCAGGCAATGGGCGCAAGAATTCAGATGAAGAAAACATTTACCAGATGAGGGAAAGCTTCTCTGATATGGGAGAAGGTCTCCATGAGAATGTAGAGGACACCGTTGACATACCCTTGACATACAGGCAAAGTATGCGTGTTGCAGAAGAGAAAAATGTACAGGAAAATGAAAACTTGCAACCAAATGTGCAGAAAATAATTCCTCCAATTTTTAGTTACCGCCTTGCTCAGCAGCAACTAAAAGAGATGAAACAAAGGGGTTTAACCGAAGGCACAAAGCTGTACCATGTTTCTCCGAATCCAATGTCAGATACAGCTGTAGATGGCGCCTTGGCTCCTCCATTAGTCACAGACAATTGCGAAGATAACATTGCCAACAAATTCCGGATCCAGTCTCCATTTATAGAGCAGAGGAATTTGAACCCCCAGTGTCACGGAGAAAGATCAAATCCCTTATCTCCTTACCAAGGCACAAGCCCATGCCAGACACTACCCCGTTTATCCCAATTTATGAATGAAGACCCCAAGATACGGTCTGTTGAGAGGGCATATCACAAAAATAATAACTTTAGGAGAACCTCTAGTTTCCATGAAACAAAGCACAACAAACCCTTCAGAGAAAGAAGCCTATCAACACTTTCCCCGAGGCAGACAATGGCATATAATCCTAGGACCAGAACATGGCAGTATCCCACAGCTGAACGAGCTAAACATAAATC
Proteins encoded in this region:
- the thsd1.L gene encoding thrombospondin type-1 domain-containing protein 1, which translates into the protein MKHIQNGLTCVLLMILYGFVFSDPGYLLLRETHHVALSRESVFVEYFLSGNKNNTETYNVSITLLDIGNNQTITSKDIFVDQSHGSLEFDCSHFIAAGLYQFQIIFPDENRSNVDWRSSILNVTWPQFHINLNRTSNIRSFQIGVFSNEQFCLTFPDKHPTVLLEVEHTHSFQDLEGISSDRFMLYKTYKEIPLSPSQWVEFECASVRPEAFITVSLKPMFSESLMAFMGPVDLVKTFRYKLVTLAEQKCDASVNVNVIPPPCNYADGKVVVYKEVLRGSAETSTTLAENVLQTGDKVAQFNCTLFDIGRNKYCFEFFIASGKIYSFLGAKECVGIRREIESWGLWQSWSPCSVTCGDGERERFRECLTTSSEKPACKGRPKETSLCSLEECTSISVKPSSKTTTYSKDTKTSNTVTIAGISLCLTIIIITIVITLWRKFHKTQKCSSTVKHNATHSGNGRKNSDEENIYQMRESFSDMGEGLHENVEDTVDIPLTYRQSMRVAEEKNVQENENLQPNVQKIIPPIFSYRLAQQQLKEMKQRGLTEGTKLYHVSPNPMSDTAVDGALAPPLVTDNCEDNIANKFRIQSPFIEQRNLNPQCHGERSNPLSPYQGTSPCQTLPRLSQFMNEDPKIRSVERAYHKNNNFRRTSSFHETKHNKPFRERSLSTLSPRQTMAYNPRTRTWQYPTAERAKHKSIRADKNPENLSKSASFAADPVDLSSKNLYMWPSESKHDLISSRHAAAKASMLERLEQNRVKKGSSPIEKSWNRVQDYSPTPKDSYERRSPFSPAQYRREKCQSFPRATDYSFYDNSSFRLTEAEQQMIDLPGYFASNEEDETSTLSMERLVI